In Primulina eburnea isolate SZY01 chromosome 5, ASM2296580v1, whole genome shotgun sequence, a single window of DNA contains:
- the LOC140832413 gene encoding F-box/LRR-repeat protein At1g67190-like, whose protein sequence is MEFLPVEVVGNILSQLGTARDVVIASATCRKWQEAWRNHLHALSFDSSDWPLYHEFSTSRLEILITQTILQTNGLQSLSIIMDDVDEFSAAPVIAWLMYTRETLRHLRYNVRTTPNINILEKCGRQKLEILALSHNTITGVEPSYQKLPCLRSLSLSYVSISALDLSLLLTICPKIESLTLISLDIVMSDLQATMDLSSNSLKDIFVEAISLDKFILEADSLEKLHLKDCTLEVFELVGKGMLRFLKIDDVSVIHLDIGENAENLEVVDVSNFTIMWAKFHHMISRSPKLKKLRLWGVVFDDEDEIVDMETISSCFPLLNHLSLNYDLKEAAVQYGLQGSFVLDNVILLELGWTVISDLFAMWVSGLLEKCPHLKKLVIHGVVSETKTHEECNMLANFTSSIVRLMRKYLHIEVKFEYE, encoded by the coding sequence ATGGAGTTTCTTCCGGTTGAGGTCGTTGGTAACATATTATCACAGCTTGGGACTGCTCGGGATGTCGTAATTGCATCTGCGACTTGCCGGAAATGGCAAGAGGCTTGGAGGAATCATCTCCATGCACTTTCATTTGATTCAAGTGATTGGCCTTTGTATCACGAGTTTTCCACGAGTAGACTTGAGATACTTATTACTCAAACAATTCTCCAAACCAACGGACTGCAATCTCTTTCTATCATTATGGATGACGTGGATGAATTCTCTGCCGCCCCTGTTATTGCGTGGCTCATGTACACTAGGGAAACATTGCGCCACTTACGATACAATGTAAGGACAACTCCCAACATCAACATTCTCGAAAAATGTGGTAGACAGAAGCTTGAAATCTTGGCTTTGTCTCACAATACTATTACCGGAGTTGAACCGAGTTATCAGAAATTGCCTTGCCTGCGATCTCTTTCTCTGAGTTATGTCAGTATATCGGCTTTGGATCTGAGTCTTCTTCTTACCATTTGTCCCAAGATTGAATCTTTGACCTTAATTAGTCTCGATATTGTCATGTCAGATCTGCAAGCAACAATGGACCTGAGCAGTAACTCGTTAAAGGATATTTTTGTTGAGGCGATCAGCTTGGATAAATTTATTCTGGAAGCTGACAGCTTAGAGAAGTTGCACTTGAAAGATTGTACGCTTGAAGTTTTCGAGCTTGTTGGCAAGGGGATGTTGAGATTCTTGAAGATTGATGATGTTAGTGTAATTCATCTCGATATTGGTGAGAATGCTGAGAATCTGGAGGTAGTGGATGTGAGCAATTTCACAATCATGTGGGCAAAGTTTCACCACATGATCTCACGGTCACCGAAGTTGAAAAAACTTAGACTTTGGGGTGTTGTATTTGATGACGAGGATGAGATTGTTGATATGGAGACTATTTCTTCATGTTTTCCATTACTGAATCATCTATCCCTGAACTATGATCTTAAAGAGGCGGCGGTGCAGTATGGTTTACAAGGTTCGTTTGTTTTAGATaatgtgattttgttggaacTTGGGTGGACGGTGATAAGCGACCTTTTTGCAATGTGGGTTTCGGGACTTCTTGAAAAGTGCCCTCATCTCAAAAAGTTGGTCATCCATGGGGTCGTGTCAGAGACCAAAACCCACGAAGAGTGCAACATGTTAGCCAACTTTACTTCATCTATTGTAAGACTTATGCGGAAATACCTACACATAGAGGTTAAATTTGAATATGAGTAG
- the LOC140832414 gene encoding CAAX prenyl protease 2-like: MRLLFQTLSALSPVDPVDGNTMVPMEHQGYDGVGDEITKSGAVAACTVMAVFYVAILYSPTLILRLPQPTSFKSFMVRRFVCAAVSSIVCLGFCSLILPIRKWDASLLFGVYGIRLDHIWQALIYPISLTSCMYMGSFVRNLFAVLEARNKYLNVGGNPSLFCKNFLQRFINQAASIVSSISSWRNYFVAPLTEELVFRACMIPLLLCGGFSTYVVIFLCPTFFSLAHLNHFLEFYVREDYTFLKACSVVGFQLGYTVIFGAYASFLLIRTGHLSAPLIAHIFCNFMGLPAMFSRRSGMVSVAFVVGMLGFLWLLFPLTNPLLYNNITEDCKCWHRYCTWS; this comes from the exons ATGCGCCTACTTTTTCAGACACTCAGTGCATTGTCGCCTGTGGATCCCGTAGACGGCAATACGATGGTGCCAATGGAACACCAAGGCTACGATGGCGTGGGTGATGAGATCACAAAGTCAGGGGCGGTGGCTGCGTGCACCGTGATGGCGGTGTTTTACGTTGCGATTCTCTACTCGCCTACGCTGATTCTCCGATTACCTCAGCCAACCTCTTTCAAATCCTTTATGGTGCGACGTTTCGTATGCGCAGCAGTTTCCTCGATCGTCTGTCTGGGTTTTTGCTCCCTAATCCTCCCT ATAAGGAAGTGGGATGCATCACTTCTATTTGGTGTTTATGGCATCAGGCTGGATCACATC TGGCAAGCTTTGATCTATCCCATTTCACTGACTTCCTGCATGTACATGGGGTCCTTTGTGCGGAATCTTTTTGCGGTACTCGAAGCAAGGAACAAATATTTGAATGTAGGTGGAAATCCATCACTTTTTTGCAAAAACTTTCTCCAAAGGTTCATTAATCAAGCAGCTTCAATCGTCTCCAGTATTTCATCCTGGCGTAACTATTTCGTG GCACCACTGACGGAAGAACTGGTGTTCAGAGCTTGCATGATTCCTTTGTTACTCTGTGGAGGGTTCAGCACTTATGTTGTCATATTCCTCTGTCCTACTTTTTTCAGTTTAG CTCATTTAAACCACTTTTTGGAGTTCTATGTCCGTGAAGACTATACCTTTCTCAAAGCTTGTTCAGTTGTAG GTTTCCAATTAGGCTACACTGTCATATTTGGGGCTTATGCATCCTTTCTACTTATTCGCACTG GACATTTATCTGCTCCACTGATTGCTCATATATTTTGCAACTTTATGGGCTTGCCTGCAATGTTTTCACGTAGATCTG GGATGGTGAGTGTGGCATTTGTAGTGGGAATGCTGGGATTCTTGTGGCTACTTTTCCCATTAACGAATCCCCTTTTGTATAACAATATAACAGAGGATTGTAAGTGTTGGCATAGATACTGTACTTGGAGCTAA
- the LOC140832415 gene encoding GDSL esterase/lipase At5g03610-like isoform X1 yields MELSALIFSFFCCCSLIFSGVQGSAHHYHEGRGHNHRGDYGFRPTKLFVFGDSYADTGNIRKTLANSWNIPYGITFPGKPAGRFSDGRVLTDYVAKSLGLKTPIAYAWRKIGAKKLRYGMNFAFGGSGVFDTLGDLLPNMTTQIDFFENLVNESVYTKWDLQSSVVLVSLAGNDYAAFLQNGGTIQGLQGFIPRVVNQLAVNLKRISEFEARKIVVTALQPLGCLPRITQLTSFQRCNNTQNTAVQFHNLLLRQAVAKLNNETRRSNIFVLDLYDSFTTILDQKNDLKAGKLKFESPLKPCCLGTCAECSCGSLDDKGKKLYTVCSDPKSAFFWDSSHPTQAGWRAVYTTLKSGVEQFVQIQQS; encoded by the exons ATGGAGCTCTCAGCTCTTATATTCTCCTTCTTCTGCTGCTGCTCTCTCATCTTCTCAG GTGTTCAAGGTTCAGCTCACCACTACCACGAAGGCCGCGGCCACAATCACCGTGGCGATTATGGCTTCAGACCCACCAAGCTGTTTGTGTTCGGAGACTCGTATGCGGACACTGGTAACATCAGAAAAACATTAGCTAACTCGTGGAATATACCCTACGGCATCACTTTTCCTGGGAAGCCCGCCGGCCGATTCTCCGATGGCCGGGTTCTCACAGATTACGTTG CCAAATCCTTAGGACTGAAGACTCCAATAGCCTACGCATGGAGAAAAATCGGGGCCAAAAAACTTCGGTATGGGATGAACTTCGCGTTCGGGGGAAGCGGTGTGTTCGATACATTGGGGGATTTGCTACCAAACATGACCACTCAAATCGATTTCTTCGAGAATCTCGTTAATGAATCGGTGTACACGAAATGGGATTTGCAGTCATCTGTTGTCCTAGTCTCTCTTGCAGGGAATGATTATGCTGCTTTTCTGCAAAATGGGGGCACTATCCAG GGTTTACAAGGCTTTATCCCTCGAGTGGTGAATCAACTAGCTGTGAACCTGAAACGAATCAGCGAGTTCGAAGCAAGGAAAATAGTGGTGACCGCGTTGCAGCCATTGGGCTGTCTCCCTCGCATCACTCAGTTGACTTCGTTCCAGCGATGCAACAATACGCAGAACACCGCCGTCCAATTTCACAATCTCCTACTGCGCCAAGCAGTCGCCAAGTTGAATAACGAGACTAGACGATCCAACATATTCGTTCTTGATCTTTACGACTCGTTCACGACCATTCTCGATCAGAAGAACGATTTGAAAG CAGGGAAATTGAAGTTTGAATCTCCATTGAAGCCCTGCTGTCTGGGCACATGCGCCGAATGTTCCTGTGGCAGTTTGGATGACAAAGGCAAGAAACTGTACACAGTTTGCAGCGATCCTAAATCTGCATTTTTCTGGGATTCGTCGCATCCAACTCAGGCCGGATGGCGTGCGGTCTACACTACGTTGAAATCTGGTGTCGAACAATTTGTTCAAATTCAGCaatcataa
- the LOC140832415 gene encoding GDSL esterase/lipase At5g03610-like isoform X2 codes for MELSALIFSFFCCCSLIFSGVQGSAHHYHEGRGHNHRGDYGFRPTKLFVFGDSYADTGNIRKTLANSWNIPYGITFPGKPAGRFSDGRVLTDYVAKSLGLKTPIAYAWRKIGAKKLRYGMNFAFGGSGVFDTLGDLLPNMTTQIDFFENLVNESVYTKWDLQSSVVLVSLAGNDYAAFLQNGGTIQGLQGFIPRVVNQLAVNLKRISEFEARKIVVTALQPLGCLPRITQLTSFQRCNNTQNTAVQFHNLLLRQAVAKLNNETRRSNIFVLDLYDSFTTILDQKNDLKGKLKFESPLKPCCLGTCAECSCGSLDDKGKKLYTVCSDPKSAFFWDSSHPTQAGWRAVYTTLKSGVEQFVQIQQS; via the exons ATGGAGCTCTCAGCTCTTATATTCTCCTTCTTCTGCTGCTGCTCTCTCATCTTCTCAG GTGTTCAAGGTTCAGCTCACCACTACCACGAAGGCCGCGGCCACAATCACCGTGGCGATTATGGCTTCAGACCCACCAAGCTGTTTGTGTTCGGAGACTCGTATGCGGACACTGGTAACATCAGAAAAACATTAGCTAACTCGTGGAATATACCCTACGGCATCACTTTTCCTGGGAAGCCCGCCGGCCGATTCTCCGATGGCCGGGTTCTCACAGATTACGTTG CCAAATCCTTAGGACTGAAGACTCCAATAGCCTACGCATGGAGAAAAATCGGGGCCAAAAAACTTCGGTATGGGATGAACTTCGCGTTCGGGGGAAGCGGTGTGTTCGATACATTGGGGGATTTGCTACCAAACATGACCACTCAAATCGATTTCTTCGAGAATCTCGTTAATGAATCGGTGTACACGAAATGGGATTTGCAGTCATCTGTTGTCCTAGTCTCTCTTGCAGGGAATGATTATGCTGCTTTTCTGCAAAATGGGGGCACTATCCAG GGTTTACAAGGCTTTATCCCTCGAGTGGTGAATCAACTAGCTGTGAACCTGAAACGAATCAGCGAGTTCGAAGCAAGGAAAATAGTGGTGACCGCGTTGCAGCCATTGGGCTGTCTCCCTCGCATCACTCAGTTGACTTCGTTCCAGCGATGCAACAATACGCAGAACACCGCCGTCCAATTTCACAATCTCCTACTGCGCCAAGCAGTCGCCAAGTTGAATAACGAGACTAGACGATCCAACATATTCGTTCTTGATCTTTACGACTCGTTCACGACCATTCTCGATCAGAAGAACGATTTGAAAG GGAAATTGAAGTTTGAATCTCCATTGAAGCCCTGCTGTCTGGGCACATGCGCCGAATGTTCCTGTGGCAGTTTGGATGACAAAGGCAAGAAACTGTACACAGTTTGCAGCGATCCTAAATCTGCATTTTTCTGGGATTCGTCGCATCCAACTCAGGCCGGATGGCGTGCGGTCTACACTACGTTGAAATCTGGTGTCGAACAATTTGTTCAAATTCAGCaatcataa
- the LOC140831885 gene encoding ethylene-responsive transcription factor ERF024-like → MAAVAYDVAALALKGEEAELNFPNSDPLLPVPASTSPRDIQAAAASAAAASVAALDANGSGKNTFQTPPSVVEFVDEDLNFDMPNVLLNMAQGMLMSPPRLCFGADENTQDDNLWNYP, encoded by the coding sequence ATGGCGGCTGTGGCTTATGACGTGGCGGCGCTTGCCCTTAAAGGCGAAGAAGCTGAACTCAACTTCCCAAATTCAGATCCCCTTTTACCCGTCCCGGCTTCCACCTCCCCACGCGACATCCAGGCCGCCGCCGCCAGTGCCGCGGCGGCGTCGGTTGCAGCACTGGATGCTAATGGCAGCGGCAAGAATACCTTCCAAACACCACCTTCTGTGGTTGAGTTTGTCGACGAGGACTTGAACTTTGATATGCCTAATGTTCTGTTAAATATGGCCCAGGGAATGCTGATGAGTCCTCCACGCCTTTGTTTTGGTGCAGATGAAAATACACAAGATGATAACCTCTGGAATTATCCCTGA
- the LOC140832416 gene encoding trihelix transcription factor PTL-like isoform X1 — translation MMENQYGMADLRQYISGRPLFTPPVLGSPGFLATHIGFSPSHALDMFVVPKGLHQEFCSDSTNSAGVDTAHNTVGATTVGGFSLFESESAGGQSGGGDTGTVRWPKQETLTLLEIRSKLDSKFKEANQKGPLWDEVSRIMYEEHGYLRSGKKCREKFENLYKYYKKTKEGKAGRQDGKHYRFYRQLEALYGETTNLSSTSKTHFNGGSFQYSCQNKSTFLGDNQVSYPGSKHSDTTFCLSNSSDPDTSLSDDTDTHLGIDDDKLDKRQMKKRKGKRNWKAKIRDFIDSQMKKLMDKQESLMEKMMRNIEHKEQERMTREEEWRKQDAARIEREYQFWASERAWMEARDNTLMDALQKLTAKELRAASLREEVMAPEIRSLSGNQNDDGSETMTNSSKGDFWPETEIRRVIQLRTGIEAKFQQSGISEEVLWDEISHKMACFGHERSGLMCKEKWDSVNNYALQCNKKRKEDSKGCSYNYLNNASMCNQRGEKCSDTIEQGINYHAPRINNPNNVSPYSNGNEGHKVSDGCFRYFMGDGLGRIMD, via the exons ATGATGGAAAATCAGTATGGTATGGCTGATCTCCGTCAGTATATCAGCGGTAGGCCTTTGTTTACGCCTCCTGTCCTTGGGTCGCCTGGATTTCTTGCAACTCACATAGGTTTTTCTCCTTCTCACGCCTTGGATATGTTTGTTGTCCCAAAGGGACTGCATCAGGAGTTTTGTTCTGATTCTACGAACAGCGCTGGTGTGGATACGGCTCATAATACTGTTGGAGCAACAACTGTAGGCGGCTTCAGCCTGTTTGAGAGTGAATCTGCCGGTGGGCAGAGCGGCGGAGGGGACACTGGGACGGTGAGGTGGCCAAAACAAGAGACTCTTACACTTCTCGAGATTAGATCGAAGCTTGATTCGAAGTTTAAGGAGGCCAACCAAAAAGGTCCATTGTGGGACGAGGTTTCAAG GATAATGTACGAGGAACATGGATATCTGAGGAGTGGCAAGAAATGCAGAGAGAAATTTGAGAATCTGTACAAGTATTACAAAAAGACCAAAGAAGGCAAAGCTGGAAGGCAAGATGGAAAGCATTACAGATTCTATAGGCAGCTTGAAGCTCTCTATGGCGAAACAACTAATTTATCTTCAACTTCAAAAACCCATTTTAACGGTGGAAGTTTTCAATACAGTTGTCAGAACAAGAGCACTTTTTTAGGTGATAATCAAGTATCCTATCCGGGTTCGAAGCACTCTGATACAACCTTTTGTCTCTCAAATTCTTCTGATCCTGATACTTCTTTGTCAGACGATACAGATACACATTTAGGAATTGATGATGATAAATTAGATAAGCGACAAATGAAGAAAAGAAAGGGTAAGCGGAATTGGAAAGCTAAGATCAGAGACTTCATTGATTCACAAATGAAAAAGTTGATGGATAAACAGGAATCCTTGATGGAAAAGATGATGAGAAATATTGAGCATAAGGAACAAGAAAGGATGACTAGAGAAGAAGAATGGAGGAAACAAGATGCGGCAAGAATTGAGAGAGAGTACCAGTTCTGGGCTAGTGAGAGAGCTTGGATGGAAGCTCGAGACAACACTTTAATGGATGCTTTGCAAAAATTGACAGCAAAAGAATTGAGGGCAGCTTCTCTTAGAGAAGAAGTTATGGCGCCCGAGATACGAAGCTTAAGCGGAAACCAGAACGACGACGGTAGCGAAACGATGACTAATTCTTCGAAAGGGGACTTCTGGCCAGAAACCGAGATTAGGAGAGTGATTCAACTGAGAACTGGGATTGAAGCAAAGTTTCAGCAAAGTGGGATTTCAGAAGAGGTGCTGTGGGATGAAATATCACACAAAATGGCTTGTTTTGGACATGAAAGGAGTGGTTTAATGTGCAAAGAGAAGTGGGATAGTGTGAATAATTATGCACTCCAGTGTAACAAGAAAAGAAAGGAGGATTCAAAAGGCTGCAGTTATAATTATCTGAATAATGCATCTATGTGTAATCAAAGAGGAGAGAAATGCAGCGACACGATTGAACAAGGGATTAATTATCACGCTCCTAGGATAAATAATCCCAACAATGTCAGTCCATATAGTAATGGGAATGAGGGTCACAAGGTAAGTGATGGCTGCTTCAGGTACTTCATGGGGGATGGTCTTGGAAGAATCATGGACTGA
- the LOC140832416 gene encoding trihelix transcription factor PTL-like isoform X2, which yields MMENQYGMADLRQYISGRPLFTPPVLGSPGFLATHIGFSPSHALDMFVVPKGLHQEFCSDSTNSAGVDTAHNTVGATTVGGFSLFESESAGGQSGGGDTGTVRWPKQETLTLLEIRSKLDSKFKEANQKGPLWDEVSRIMYEEHGYLRSGKKCREKFENLYKYYKKTKEGKAGRQDGKHYRFYRQLEALYGETTNLSSTSKTHFNGGSFQYSCQNKSTFLDDTDTHLGIDDDKLDKRQMKKRKGKRNWKAKIRDFIDSQMKKLMDKQESLMEKMMRNIEHKEQERMTREEEWRKQDAARIEREYQFWASERAWMEARDNTLMDALQKLTAKELRAASLREEVMAPEIRSLSGNQNDDGSETMTNSSKGDFWPETEIRRVIQLRTGIEAKFQQSGISEEVLWDEISHKMACFGHERSGLMCKEKWDSVNNYALQCNKKRKEDSKGCSYNYLNNASMCNQRGEKCSDTIEQGINYHAPRINNPNNVSPYSNGNEGHKVSDGCFRYFMGDGLGRIMD from the exons ATGATGGAAAATCAGTATGGTATGGCTGATCTCCGTCAGTATATCAGCGGTAGGCCTTTGTTTACGCCTCCTGTCCTTGGGTCGCCTGGATTTCTTGCAACTCACATAGGTTTTTCTCCTTCTCACGCCTTGGATATGTTTGTTGTCCCAAAGGGACTGCATCAGGAGTTTTGTTCTGATTCTACGAACAGCGCTGGTGTGGATACGGCTCATAATACTGTTGGAGCAACAACTGTAGGCGGCTTCAGCCTGTTTGAGAGTGAATCTGCCGGTGGGCAGAGCGGCGGAGGGGACACTGGGACGGTGAGGTGGCCAAAACAAGAGACTCTTACACTTCTCGAGATTAGATCGAAGCTTGATTCGAAGTTTAAGGAGGCCAACCAAAAAGGTCCATTGTGGGACGAGGTTTCAAG GATAATGTACGAGGAACATGGATATCTGAGGAGTGGCAAGAAATGCAGAGAGAAATTTGAGAATCTGTACAAGTATTACAAAAAGACCAAAGAAGGCAAAGCTGGAAGGCAAGATGGAAAGCATTACAGATTCTATAGGCAGCTTGAAGCTCTCTATGGCGAAACAACTAATTTATCTTCAACTTCAAAAACCCATTTTAACGGTGGAAGTTTTCAATACAGTTGTCAGAACAAGAGCACTTTTTTAG ACGATACAGATACACATTTAGGAATTGATGATGATAAATTAGATAAGCGACAAATGAAGAAAAGAAAGGGTAAGCGGAATTGGAAAGCTAAGATCAGAGACTTCATTGATTCACAAATGAAAAAGTTGATGGATAAACAGGAATCCTTGATGGAAAAGATGATGAGAAATATTGAGCATAAGGAACAAGAAAGGATGACTAGAGAAGAAGAATGGAGGAAACAAGATGCGGCAAGAATTGAGAGAGAGTACCAGTTCTGGGCTAGTGAGAGAGCTTGGATGGAAGCTCGAGACAACACTTTAATGGATGCTTTGCAAAAATTGACAGCAAAAGAATTGAGGGCAGCTTCTCTTAGAGAAGAAGTTATGGCGCCCGAGATACGAAGCTTAAGCGGAAACCAGAACGACGACGGTAGCGAAACGATGACTAATTCTTCGAAAGGGGACTTCTGGCCAGAAACCGAGATTAGGAGAGTGATTCAACTGAGAACTGGGATTGAAGCAAAGTTTCAGCAAAGTGGGATTTCAGAAGAGGTGCTGTGGGATGAAATATCACACAAAATGGCTTGTTTTGGACATGAAAGGAGTGGTTTAATGTGCAAAGAGAAGTGGGATAGTGTGAATAATTATGCACTCCAGTGTAACAAGAAAAGAAAGGAGGATTCAAAAGGCTGCAGTTATAATTATCTGAATAATGCATCTATGTGTAATCAAAGAGGAGAGAAATGCAGCGACACGATTGAACAAGGGATTAATTATCACGCTCCTAGGATAAATAATCCCAACAATGTCAGTCCATATAGTAATGGGAATGAGGGTCACAAGGTAAGTGATGGCTGCTTCAGGTACTTCATGGGGGATGGTCTTGGAAGAATCATGGACTGA